A single window of Granulicella mallensis MP5ACTX8 DNA harbors:
- a CDS encoding Zn-dependent hydrolase, which produces MIDPKAVLTNLDELRALTADEDGAQRVAWSPVWLKARAWFEQKLAALPVEHHYDAAGNHWVTLKGESEKALVLGSHLDSVPNGGWLDGCLGVLAGLEVLTNFSKQYNGKPPCTIKLVDWADEEGARFGRSLFGSSAFAGTHSIEADRVRTDREGLTLEAALQQCGVAVEKIGDASVEQKDLAAYLELHIEQGPILERLGKSLGVVQGTKGVERWAIIFRGQEAHSGSTPMEVRRDALAAAAKLALEIRPIARKHPQAVATMGSVKTFPGIVTAVVGRCETTLDMRDLDAGVLAGMLREAREASERFAKEEGCTVEWAKIWSIEPIPFHPELIAFCDQAIVETAGVSERLPSGPLHDAAEVARVGIPAVMMFVQSLNGLSHNRAEDTKREHIEQAVTGFHSLAEKTCGWILGR; this is translated from the coding sequence ATGATCGATCCCAAGGCAGTGCTGACCAATCTGGACGAGCTTCGTGCTCTGACCGCCGACGAGGACGGGGCCCAGCGCGTGGCGTGGTCGCCGGTATGGCTAAAGGCCCGCGCGTGGTTCGAGCAGAAGCTTGCTGCTTTGCCGGTAGAGCATCACTACGATGCTGCGGGGAACCACTGGGTCACATTGAAGGGCGAGTCGGAGAAGGCGCTGGTCCTCGGCAGCCATCTGGATTCTGTGCCGAATGGCGGCTGGCTCGATGGTTGCCTCGGTGTCCTCGCCGGTCTTGAGGTTCTGACGAACTTCTCCAAGCAGTACAACGGCAAGCCGCCCTGCACGATCAAACTGGTTGACTGGGCCGATGAGGAAGGCGCACGCTTTGGGCGCAGCCTGTTTGGGTCCTCCGCCTTTGCGGGGACGCACAGTATCGAAGCCGATCGTGTCCGCACAGATCGTGAGGGTCTGACGCTGGAGGCCGCGCTCCAGCAGTGTGGCGTTGCCGTCGAGAAGATTGGGGACGCGAGCGTCGAACAAAAGGACCTTGCGGCGTATCTCGAACTTCATATCGAGCAGGGGCCGATTCTGGAGAGGCTCGGCAAATCGCTGGGTGTGGTGCAGGGAACCAAAGGGGTGGAGCGATGGGCGATTATCTTTCGCGGCCAGGAGGCGCACTCCGGTTCGACGCCCATGGAGGTCCGTCGCGACGCGCTGGCAGCCGCTGCCAAACTTGCGCTGGAGATTCGGCCTATCGCGCGCAAGCACCCTCAAGCTGTTGCGACGATGGGCAGTGTGAAGACCTTTCCTGGCATTGTGACGGCGGTTGTGGGGCGCTGCGAGACGACGCTCGATATGCGCGATCTCGATGCCGGGGTACTGGCTGGAATGCTGCGCGAAGCAAGAGAGGCCAGCGAGCGTTTTGCGAAGGAAGAGGGCTGCACGGTGGAGTGGGCGAAGATCTGGTCGATTGAGCCGATTCCATTTCATCCGGAGTTGATCGCTTTCTGCGATCAGGCGATCGTCGAAACAGCTGGAGTTTCAGAGCGGCTTCCCTCGGGCCCGCTGCATGATGCGGCTGAGGTGGCGCGCGTGGGCATTCCTGCGGTGATGATGTTCGTGCAGTCCTTGAATGGGCTTAGCCATAACCGGGCTGAGGATACGAAGCGTGAGCATATTGAACAGGCTGTGACGGGGTTTCACTCGCTTGCCGAGAAGACTTGTGGATGGATATTAGGGCGATAG